A single region of the Thunnus maccoyii chromosome 10, fThuMac1.1, whole genome shotgun sequence genome encodes:
- the mrpl17 gene encoding 39S ribosomal protein L17, mitochondrial → MRLTLNMLISHGRVARKMGLGPQSRINMLRNILTGLVRHERIETTQARADEVRFYAEKLIDYAKKGDMDEKAMKMASFWLTEKDLVPKLFKVLAPRFETQSNGYTRMARIPNRQNLDKAKMAVLEYKGNPFPPLYPVKKENELALINQLLKGYREEKAQQLATKV, encoded by the exons ATGCGCCTCACGTTGAACATGTTGATCTCTCACGGCCGTGTGGCCCGGAAAATGGGTCTCGGTCCGCAGTCCCGAATCAACATGCTCCGGAACATCCTTACTGGACTGGTCCGACACGAGAGGATAGAAACCACGCAGGCCCGAGCAGATGAAGTTCGCTTCTACGCAGAAAAG CTGATCGACTACGCCAAAAAGGGAGACATGGACGAGAAGGCGATGAAAATGGCCAGCTTTTGGTTGACA gAAAAGGATCTGGTCCCAAAGCTCTTTAAGGTCCTCGCACCGCGGTTTGAGACCCAGTCAAATGGCTACACACGGATGGCACGCATTCCCAACAGACAGAACTTGGATAAAGCCAAGATGGCCGTCCTGGAGTACAAAGGCAACCCCTTCCCTCCTCTGTATCCTGTGAAAAAAGAGAACGAACTGGCTCTGATCAACCAGCTGCTCAAAGGCTACAGGGAGGAGAAGGCACAACAGTTAGCTACAAAAGTTTAA